A stretch of Dermochelys coriacea isolate rDerCor1 chromosome 6, rDerCor1.pri.v4, whole genome shotgun sequence DNA encodes these proteins:
- the LMO2 gene encoding rhombotin-2: MSSAIERKSLDPSEEPVDEVLQIPPSLLTCGGCQQNIGDRYFLKAIDQYWHEDCLSCDLCGCRLGEVGRRLYYKLGRKLCRRDYLRLFGQDGLCASCDKRIRAYEMTMRVKDKVYHLECFKCAACQKHFCVGDRYLLINSDIVCEQDIYEWTKINGMI; this comes from the exons GGAACCAGTGGATGAAGTGCTCCAAATACCTCCTTCACTGCTAACATGTGGAGGTTGTCAGCAGAACATTGGGGACCGTTATTTCCTGAAAGCCATCGATCAGTACTGGCACGAGGACTGCCTCAGCTGTGACCTATGTGGATGCAGGCTTGGAGAGGTGGGGAGACGATTGTACTATAAACTGGGCAGGAAACTCTGCAGGAGGGACTATCTCAG acTCTTTGGCCAAGATGGCCTTTGTGCTTCCTGTGACAAGCGAATCCGGGCCTATGAGATGACTATGCGAGTGAAGGACAAAGTATACCACCTGGAATGCTTCAAATGTGCTGCTTGCCAGAAACATTTTTGTGTTGGAGACAGATACCTCCTCATCAACTCAGACATAGTGTGTGAGCAAGACATCTATGAGTGGACTAAGATAAATGGGATGATATAG